In Topomyia yanbarensis strain Yona2022 chromosome 2, ASM3024719v1, whole genome shotgun sequence, one DNA window encodes the following:
- the LOC131680683 gene encoding larval cuticle protein 9-like, with protein MQPELVRLVSLILIFGVAVGAPVTEKMSDTQLKVVEEFNNYKTDEFSWEYELSDGRQVRQNAYIKKLEDGTEVLVISGYYSYTAPDGFVYSVSYYSDENGYHPDVYVGEMPKHLLTNRFSQKLLISLVG; from the exons ATGCAACCGGAGCTGGTGCGTTTGGTGTCGTTAATACTGATCTTCGGAGTTGCCGTAGGAGCTCCGGTAACGGAGAAAATGTCCGATACGCAATTGAAGGTTGTCGAAGAATTCAACAACTACAAAACGGATGAGTTCAGCTGGGA ATATGAACTCAGCGATGGTCGTCAGGTGCGTCAAAATGCCTATATAAAGAAGCTAGAAGATGGCACCGAAGTACTGGTGATCAGCGGCTATTATAGCTATACTGCTCCGGATGGTTTTGTGTATTCCGTAAGCTACTATTCGGATGAAAATGGGTACCATCCTGATGTGTACG TCGGTGAAATGCCAAAGCATCTCCTAACGAATCGTTTCAGTCAGAAATTGCTTATTTCGTTGGTTGGTTGA